DNA sequence from the Flavobacteriales bacterium genome:
TGTTCCTTCTAACATAGCTGAAGGATTGGGCAGAAATTCAAGCAAAGAAACTCGCCAGTTTTTTTTCATTGCAAAGGGCTCTTTGTACGAAATAGAAACACAACTTTATTTAGCCTTAGATTTGGGTTTTATAAAAGAAGATAAATCCGAACACATTTTTAATCAAATTACTAGCGTTCGAAAATTAATAATAGGTTTTATAAAATATTTGGATAAATGACAAAACCCACCACTCACCACTCACCACTCACTACCCATCACACACCACCCTCCACTCGCCGTATTAACGGTCACGGACACATCTTACCCGAACCCAACCAAATTCCTCAGTTTATGAAGGACAAGAAGTTGTTTTGGATTGATGACGACAAAAAATTTATGCGACAAGGCAATTGGAGCAGACCC
Encoded proteins:
- a CDS encoding four helix bundle protein, encoding MSDEKNYKNLDVWKEARKLVPLIYTLTKEFPEDEKFGLTSQIKRAAISVPSNIAEGLGRNSSKETRQFFFIAKGSLYEIETQLYLALDLGFIKEDKSEHIFNQITSVRKLIIGFIKYLDK